The Rhodamnia argentea isolate NSW1041297 chromosome 10, ASM2092103v1, whole genome shotgun sequence sequence ATTCTCTCTTCTAATTTATTGATATGGAAATAACTAAACTATGTCATGTAGGGAAATGAGGCTGCAGATGCTGGAGGGCTCAACCCGGGATTGATCGTGCTGCTGCTGGTAGTCGGGATTCTATTGGTATTTCTTGTCGGGAACTATGTACTTTACGTGTATGCTCAAAAGACCCTTCCACCTAAGAAAAAGAAGCCAGTCtctaaaaagaagatgaagagggaaaAACTGAAGCAAGGGGTTTCTGCACCAGGAGAATAGAACACATGCTTCCTA is a genomic window containing:
- the LOC115730910 gene encoding DNA-binding protein S1FA-like produces the protein MAEDFEFADKVPPSFDGMGNEAADAGGLNPGLIVLLLVVGILLVFLVGNYVLYVYAQKTLPPKKKKPVSKKKMKREKLKQGVSAPGE